In Alteromonas naphthalenivorans, one DNA window encodes the following:
- the mrcB gene encoding penicillin-binding protein 1B yields MAFSVAKKVAKKQSKAASKPKSFSIMKLFLRLFLIGVVVLGAYAFYLDAQIKHEFSGNKWEVPAQIFARPLELSKGQEITPTEVIDELTLLGYRKVNEADGSGEYSYRNGILNIQRRAFHFPEGAEGLRHLEITWQGSRISLIQDRTQTRPFGTVKLEPWLVTRMVSGSQEDRMLVTLDTIPDMLPKALTLVEDRNFYNHHGVAPLSILRALLANIAAGRTVQGGSTLTQQLVKNMFLTRERSIVRKAKEAIMAVIIDARYSKSEIIQAYLNEVFLGQNGDMAVHGFGLASYFYFDRPANELSTTEIATLVAIIKGPSYYNPRKHPERVKERRDLVLRMLFDENEIDRSQYERAINMPLGLASGASLASGKHPAFMEQVRRELADILADSSLRDSGVKVFTTLDIVAQRRAEKALSGTIASLQTNRKNPLQGAMVVTDSAKGEVRAIVGGKDYSFKGFNRALGAKRPIGSLIKPAVYLSALEDPTQFNLATPLEDEPITLESRNGQQWSPLNYDKEFRGQVPLIQGLVESLNVPTVNLGMQVGLDVIADTIARLGVTSQVNLVPSLTLGAVELTPFVTNQMYQTLSNGGRYVPLHTVSSVVTADNALLWKKAEFYAQRTDEAATYLLNYALYKVTIDGTAKQIGANFGNVNMAGKTGTTDDYRDSWFSGFDRNNVVTVWVGNDDNLPVNLTGASGALPVFINYMKSQSPKSLSRRFPDGLGIAHFDAKTGAVVIAGCAGSMSVPAILDVLPPAQQDCSGKAVKPDGEKEGEKKSWWERIFG; encoded by the coding sequence ATGGCATTCTCAGTGGCAAAAAAAGTGGCAAAAAAACAATCAAAAGCGGCATCCAAACCTAAATCTTTTTCAATAATGAAGCTTTTCTTGCGCTTATTTCTGATAGGCGTTGTGGTACTTGGCGCCTATGCTTTTTACTTAGATGCGCAAATTAAACATGAGTTTTCAGGCAATAAGTGGGAAGTTCCTGCGCAGATATTTGCCCGCCCCTTAGAACTCAGTAAAGGGCAGGAAATTACTCCCACCGAAGTGATTGATGAATTAACCTTGTTAGGATATCGCAAAGTTAATGAGGCAGATGGTAGCGGCGAGTACAGTTATCGAAATGGCATTTTAAATATTCAGCGCCGTGCGTTTCATTTTCCTGAAGGCGCAGAAGGGCTTCGTCATTTAGAGATAACTTGGCAAGGCAGCCGGATTAGTCTGATTCAAGACAGAACGCAAACTCGCCCATTTGGCACTGTAAAACTTGAGCCGTGGTTAGTTACGCGCATGGTCAGCGGTAGTCAGGAAGACAGAATGTTGGTCACACTGGATACTATTCCCGATATGCTGCCAAAAGCGTTAACGCTGGTGGAAGATCGCAATTTTTATAATCACCACGGTGTAGCTCCTTTATCTATATTACGGGCGCTATTAGCAAATATTGCGGCGGGCAGAACCGTACAAGGTGGTAGCACGCTTACCCAGCAATTAGTCAAAAATATGTTTCTAACCCGTGAGCGCTCGATTGTGCGTAAAGCGAAAGAAGCCATTATGGCGGTGATCATAGACGCAAGGTATTCCAAATCGGAAATCATTCAAGCCTATTTAAATGAAGTCTTCTTAGGGCAAAATGGAGACATGGCGGTGCACGGTTTCGGGCTGGCTAGTTATTTCTACTTCGACCGCCCAGCGAATGAACTGAGCACAACTGAAATAGCAACGCTTGTGGCTATTATCAAAGGCCCTTCTTATTACAATCCACGTAAACACCCCGAGCGCGTCAAAGAGCGCCGAGACTTGGTGTTGCGTATGTTATTTGACGAAAATGAAATCGACCGCAGCCAATATGAGCGGGCGATTAATATGCCGTTAGGTTTGGCCAGTGGCGCTAGTTTGGCCAGCGGCAAACATCCTGCTTTTATGGAGCAGGTAAGACGAGAGCTTGCAGATATTCTAGCCGATTCAAGCTTGCGTGACTCGGGCGTAAAAGTGTTTACCACGTTAGATATCGTGGCTCAGCGCCGGGCAGAAAAAGCCCTCTCTGGTACGATTGCCAGTTTACAAACGAACAGGAAAAATCCCCTTCAAGGCGCGATGGTTGTGACCGACAGTGCTAAAGGCGAAGTGCGCGCCATTGTTGGCGGTAAAGACTACTCATTTAAAGGGTTTAACCGAGCGTTAGGAGCGAAGCGTCCAATCGGTTCATTAATTAAACCTGCGGTGTATTTATCAGCCCTTGAAGATCCAACCCAGTTTAATTTAGCCACGCCACTTGAAGATGAGCCTATTACGCTAGAAAGCCGTAATGGACAGCAATGGTCACCATTAAATTACGATAAAGAATTCAGAGGGCAAGTGCCGCTTATTCAAGGATTGGTTGAATCTTTGAATGTGCCTACCGTTAATTTAGGCATGCAAGTTGGGCTGGATGTTATTGCTGACACTATTGCGCGACTAGGCGTTACCTCTCAGGTCAATTTGGTGCCTTCTCTCACGTTAGGGGCGGTAGAGTTAACGCCGTTTGTTACCAACCAAATGTACCAAACATTATCGAACGGCGGGCGCTATGTTCCCCTTCATACAGTGAGCTCAGTCGTAACCGCTGACAATGCACTGTTATGGAAAAAGGCCGAATTTTATGCGCAGCGAACCGACGAAGCTGCTACTTACTTACTGAACTATGCACTTTACAAAGTCACGATAGATGGAACGGCAAAACAAATAGGTGCCAACTTTGGTAACGTGAATATGGCGGGTAAAACCGGTACTACTGACGATTATCGTGATAGTTGGTTCAGCGGCTTTGACCGTAACAACGTGGTGACTGTGTGGGTCGGCAATGATGATAACTTGCCAGTAAATTTAACCGGTGCCAGTGGTGCCTTACCGGTGTTTATTAATTATATGAAGTCTCAATCACCTAAGTCTTTATCTCGCCGCTTTCCAGATGGT
- a CDS encoding lytic murein transglycosylase → MGLKGKGKQWVTAVSMMSALLSGLCSTTAMADEAFSICTSQLANKALEQGVSQETVDTIFPSLVYQARVIELDRSQPEFVQTFPGYFSKRVTDWRTNKGQEMYEKHKDLLHKLSDKYGVPPHYLLAFWGLETNFGNYKGKMPVLDSLATLACDPRRSKYFTQELLVAVKLFERESLTREEMVGSWAGAMGHTQFMPSAYTHYAVDGDNDGQINLWNSEEDALTSAANFLASLGWQRGFRWGREVQLPEGFDYQLSGYKNRRTLSQWSELGVKQADASPLGDDDTKAYVVVPAGHAGPAFVGYQNFRVIMRWNNSEFYAIAVGVLADRISGASGIIAPLPDLPAYSRNDIIGLQKKLNDRGFDVGTPDGIIGPATREGIRNYQIANDMIADGFPGLNVMQSLNLVDKSA, encoded by the coding sequence ATGGGTTTAAAGGGTAAAGGGAAGCAGTGGGTTACTGCAGTATCAATGATGTCAGCACTGCTATCAGGGCTTTGCAGCACGACTGCAATGGCCGATGAGGCGTTTTCCATATGTACCTCTCAACTTGCCAACAAAGCACTTGAGCAAGGTGTCAGTCAAGAGACTGTCGATACCATTTTCCCCTCATTAGTATACCAAGCTCGTGTAATAGAGCTTGATAGAAGCCAACCAGAATTCGTTCAAACCTTTCCAGGCTACTTTAGTAAACGTGTAACCGATTGGCGCACGAACAAGGGCCAGGAAATGTACGAGAAGCATAAGGACTTGCTGCACAAATTAAGTGACAAGTACGGTGTGCCGCCGCACTACTTGCTGGCCTTCTGGGGGCTTGAAACTAACTTTGGTAATTACAAAGGCAAAATGCCTGTTCTTGATTCGTTAGCCACGCTTGCTTGCGATCCCCGAAGAAGCAAATACTTTACCCAAGAGCTTTTGGTAGCAGTGAAGTTATTTGAGCGTGAGTCACTCACCCGTGAGGAAATGGTAGGTTCTTGGGCTGGCGCTATGGGTCATACCCAATTTATGCCGTCGGCTTATACCCATTACGCGGTAGATGGCGACAATGACGGTCAAATCAACTTATGGAATAGTGAAGAAGATGCGCTAACCTCTGCGGCCAACTTTCTTGCGAGTTTAGGCTGGCAACGAGGCTTTCGTTGGGGCCGGGAAGTGCAGCTTCCTGAAGGTTTCGATTATCAACTTTCTGGTTATAAGAACCGCCGTACATTGAGCCAGTGGAGCGAACTAGGCGTGAAACAAGCCGATGCTAGCCCATTAGGCGACGACGATACCAAAGCATATGTGGTGGTTCCTGCAGGACATGCAGGCCCAGCATTTGTGGGTTACCAGAACTTTCGCGTGATCATGCGTTGGAATAATTCAGAGTTTTACGCCATTGCGGTAGGCGTATTAGCCGATAGAATTTCAGGAGCATCCGGGATTATTGCTCCCCTACCTGATTTACCCGCTTACAGCCGCAACGATATTATTGGCTTACAGAAAAAACTGAATGACCGCGGCTTCGATGTTGGTACACCCGATGGAATAATTGGCCCAGCCACTCGCGAAGGTATCCGCAACTATCAAATAGCAAACGATATGATTGCTGATGGCTTTCCGGGCCTTAATGTGATGCAGTCTTTGAACTTAGTTGATAAGAGTGCTTAG
- a CDS encoding site-specific integrase, whose amino-acid sequence MPNLNERLKTLENTCFNADELTDALAPDSLSFDKSVELEIPHDFVLCRDTNNKVTAMFGDNVWDFNPYRLSANRISVFNFETITEGSICPHTSAIINEMKIILFHLMYSRPAGHTGMLAVSTLYNYFIVLSKAAKYCIRLSEIPTLGEVTLKELFSDERLFALFVTEHQKPAFNSKAKALVNGLLFLGESILRFDVTAIADVDIDRLDNDQTVIIPQRIYLLIGDHLESDIKHIHKYSRRIAAFLAKFKDPYYGLSHERQKALAVGGTAQWRPDMSQALKGHGLNKLFKGEFGVSNRNELQKVLAKIQYICKLTLHYFTGMRNQEVQRMKPKSISKSVCSEEVKAKDGKVIDKKKVVEVISSTTKFTGQRVKVSWSAPDEVKMAVAVLERIHKGLSALHNLNLKDDWLFTTTEFIKVNKQISEIYPATFRERHKPSWLKDLVITELDFKELNNSDDERDFLLEEKYQIGEVWPLHSHQFRRSLAYYASNAGFVSEASLKAQLKHVTRAMTRYYSNNFEKAESIFGYFNEKTGKYELPPEHIIKEFRTGIPYNMADRVLSDILGSDEPLYGKTGSYIERQNEALRNGEVLITEVREETVKKVEKGEFAYRETLLGGCTKVGDCDSFMLGDFTSCLTCEGAIIKESNVDREIELTTEELELYEEDSGEHQLTKANLDELVKFKKHRINREPSEAAEV is encoded by the coding sequence GTGCCTAATCTAAATGAAAGACTAAAAACGCTGGAAAATACATGCTTTAACGCAGACGAACTAACAGATGCCCTTGCTCCTGATTCGCTATCATTTGATAAATCAGTTGAACTCGAAATACCGCATGACTTTGTGCTGTGCAGAGATACGAACAACAAGGTTACGGCAATGTTTGGCGATAACGTTTGGGACTTTAACCCTTATCGATTAAGCGCTAATCGAATAAGCGTTTTTAACTTCGAAACAATTACAGAAGGGAGTATCTGCCCACATACAAGTGCAATTATCAATGAGATGAAGATCATTTTGTTTCATCTGATGTATTCAAGACCCGCAGGCCACACAGGAATGCTGGCCGTGAGTACGTTATACAATTATTTTATCGTCTTATCAAAAGCAGCCAAATACTGTATTAGGTTGAGTGAGATCCCTACTTTAGGCGAAGTAACCTTAAAGGAATTGTTCTCAGATGAAAGACTATTCGCTTTATTTGTCACAGAACACCAAAAACCTGCCTTCAATAGCAAAGCAAAAGCACTAGTCAATGGGTTGTTGTTTCTTGGTGAGTCAATACTTAGATTTGATGTCACAGCAATAGCAGATGTGGACATTGACCGACTCGACAATGACCAAACTGTAATAATTCCACAACGTATATACTTGCTAATTGGAGATCATTTAGAAAGTGATATCAAGCACATACATAAGTATTCTCGACGCATAGCTGCTTTCTTAGCCAAATTTAAAGATCCTTATTACGGCCTGTCTCACGAGAGACAAAAAGCATTAGCTGTGGGTGGCACAGCACAATGGCGTCCCGATATGAGTCAAGCGTTAAAAGGGCATGGACTAAATAAACTTTTTAAGGGTGAATTTGGTGTTTCTAATCGCAATGAACTTCAAAAAGTACTTGCTAAAATACAGTACATTTGCAAATTAACACTTCATTATTTTACAGGCATGCGTAACCAAGAAGTGCAGCGTATGAAGCCTAAATCGATTTCAAAATCTGTTTGTTCAGAAGAAGTGAAGGCTAAAGATGGTAAAGTCATTGATAAGAAAAAAGTGGTTGAGGTTATCTCATCTACAACTAAGTTTACAGGACAAAGGGTTAAGGTATCTTGGTCTGCGCCAGATGAAGTGAAGATGGCAGTAGCGGTATTGGAGAGGATTCATAAAGGATTAAGCGCTCTCCATAACTTAAATCTGAAAGATGACTGGCTATTTACAACCACCGAATTTATAAAGGTAAACAAACAAATCTCAGAAATCTATCCTGCTACATTCAGAGAGCGGCACAAACCGTCATGGTTGAAAGACCTTGTCATCACAGAGCTTGACTTTAAAGAGCTAAATAACAGTGATGATGAAAGAGATTTCTTATTGGAAGAGAAGTATCAAATAGGTGAAGTGTGGCCTCTTCACAGCCATCAATTTAGGCGCTCTCTAGCGTACTATGCCAGCAATGCAGGCTTTGTCTCTGAGGCATCGCTTAAAGCCCAATTAAAGCATGTTACACGAGCCATGACGCGCTATTACAGTAACAACTTTGAAAAGGCTGAGTCTATCTTCGGTTACTTCAATGAGAAGACGGGCAAATATGAGTTGCCGCCAGAGCATATCATCAAAGAGTTTCGTACAGGTATCCCATACAACATGGCTGACCGAGTGCTTTCAGACATCCTTGGTAGTGATGAACCGCTCTATGGCAAAACGGGTTCATACATTGAGCGACAAAACGAAGCACTCCGTAATGGCGAAGTACTGATTACAGAGGTAAGGGAAGAGACCGTCAAGAAAGTGGAAAAAGGTGAATTTGCCTACCGAGAAACCCTCTTAGGCGGTTGTACCAAGGTCGGTGATTGTGACAGCTTTATGCTTGGTGACTTTACTAGCTGCCTAACGTGTGAAGGGGCAATTATTAAAGAATCTAACGTTGATCGAGAAATAGAGCTAACCACAGAAGAGCTTGAGCTATATGAAGAAGATTCTGGTGAGCATCAATTAACTAAGGCGAATCTAGACGAACTAGTTAAGTTTAAAAAGCACAGGATAAACAGAGAGCCTTCAGAGGCGGCAGAGGTATAG